The genomic interval CCCGAGCACCGGGCCCAGGTGGACGTCGCTGACCACGGCGATGCGGTAACCGTGCGCGGCACGCGGCAGCTTGGCCAGCGGCACGGTGACCCTCTTGACCTTCGGCCCGCGCAGGACGCCGTACGTCCCGTACCCGACGGTGCCGACCGCCGCCGCGGCGGCGGCTCCGCCGACGACGCGGGAGACGAACAGCCGGCGGGAGGGGCCGGCGCCCGGCCCCGCGGGGACGGCAGCCGTCGATCCGCCCGCCGCCGTACCGTTCTCCGCCGTACCGTTCTCCGCCGTACCGTTCTCCGCCGTACCGCTCTTCGCCGAGCCGCCTTCCGCGGGGACGGCCTGCGCCGGGGCCGTCGTCTCCGGGCCCTCGGCCGGTTCCGGGGCCGCACCCGTGTTCCGACCCGCCGGTATCAGGTCGCGGGCCGGCGTGGGCGCCGGCGCCCGCTTCGCCGCCCTCCGCTCCAGGACCCTGCGGAGCACCGGGCGGACCAGTTCGCCGACGAGCAGCGCCAGGAGCAGGTACAGGGTGAGGACGAGCCACAGGTAGCCCGGCCAGGCCAGCACCCGCTGGAGGGTGAACGGCGCCTCGGTGCGGGAGGCGACCATGCCTCCGACGAACAGCAGCCACCCCCCGGTGATCACCGCCGCGCCGAGGCGGCGCACGGGGCCGGGCCCCGTTGTGGTGTCCCGGAACAGACGGCGCCACACGTACCAGTTGCCCGTCACCAGGACGGCGACGACCAGCAGTGCGACGAGTACGAAGACGATGGCCACGAGGCGGACTTCCCCTGCTTCCCGTTACGGCGTCACGACGTCCGTGACGTCCGGCTCAATGCGCGCAGACCGCGCAACCCGATGCCCCCGATGACCGTCCCCAGTACGAAGGAGACGACGGCGAGCGTCAGGTGAACGAAGAAGTACGCCGTGGGGTGCCCGTCGTCGAAGGCGAGCCCGCTGCTGTCCTTGACCAGGTTCTTGACGAAAGTGATCCAGATGACCCAGCTCCACACCCCGAAGGCGAGCAGGAACCAGGAGACGGGGCGGCTGAGCTTCATGCGTCCAGTATCGCCGCGCCGTGTCCGGTTCCCTTCGCGGGGTGGGGACCGGGACGGGACGTCCACCGGCATGGCATGTACCTTGCGGACCGTGCCCGCTACCGAGAAGACCGTCCGGCGCTCCCTGCTGGTCGCCTCCGCCGTCCTGCTGTCCACCGCGCTGACCGCGCCGGCCGCCCTCGCGGCTCCCCGGCCGTCGCCGTCCCCGTCGGCCGCTCCCCCGGCGAAGATGTCGACCGTGGGCGGCGAGCGGCTCGGCAGGCCGGGGACGCAGGTGAATCTGGCCGCCGGGGTGCCGGTGCTGCCGAAGGAGCTGTCCGCCCGGTCGTGGATCGTCGCGGACGCCGAGAGCGGCGACGTGCTCGCCGCGCACAACGCGCACTGGCGGCTCGCCCCGGCGAGCACCCTGAAGATGCTGTTCGCCGACACGCTGCTGCCGAAGTGGCCGCGGACGACCACGTACCGGGTGCGGCCCTCGGACATGGCCGGTGTCGGGCCGAACTCCAGCATGGTCGGCATCAAGGAGAACGAGACCTACACGGTCCACGACCTGTGGCTGGGCGTCTTCCTGCGCTCCGGCAACGACGCGGTGCACGTGCTGTCCGCGATGAACGGCGGCGTGGAGAAGACGGTCGAGGAGATGAACGAGCACGCCGAGGAGCTGCAGGCCCTCGACACGCACGCCGTCAGCCCCGACGGCTACGACGCCCCGGGCCAGGTGTCCTCCGCGTACGACCTGACCCTGATCGCCCGCTCCGGGCTGCAGAAGAAGGACTTCCGGGAGTACAGCTCGACGGTGCGGGCGCAGTTCCCCGGGGAGACCAAGCGGAAGAAGGGCAAACGGGTCCGCGGGTCCTTCGAGATCCAGAACACCAACCGGCTGCTGAGCGGCGACCACGACGTGCCCGTCTACCAGGGCATAGCCGGGGTGAAGAACGGCAACACCACCAACGCCGGCTCGACCTTCACCGGTGTCGCCGAGCGCGACGGCAAGGTGCTGCTGGTGACCGTGATGAACCCGCAGGAGAAGGAGTCGAACGGGGTCTACAAGGAGACCGCGCGGCTCCTGGACTGGGGTTTCGCGGCGGCCGGCAAGGTCGAGCCGGTGGGCGAGCTGGTGCCGCCGAGGAGCGTCGCGCAGGCCACCGCCGCGCCCGGTCCGTCCGCGTCGCCCGGTGAGGCGGGCGGCACCGTGGCCGGGACGAAGCCGGTGGCGAGCGCGCACACGGGCGGCGGCGCCGACGGCATGGGCGTGGCGCTCGGCATCACCGGCGGGGTGCTGGTGCTGCTCGCGGGCGGCGCGTTCCTGGTCAACCGGCGCTGGCCGCTGCCGGACCTGGTGCGCCGCCGTTCCCGTCCGTGACCGGCGGTGCCTCGTCCTCCCTGCTCGGGGTGGCCGTCCAGGCGGCGCAGAACAGGACGAGTTTCGTGGTGAGGTTGATCCACAGCAGCAGCGCCACCGGGACGCCGAACGCGCCGTACATGCTCTTCGCGGCCACGCCCTGGATGTAGCCGCTGAGCAGCAGCTTCAGCAGTTCGATGCCGACGGCGCCGGTGAGCGCGGCGACCGTCACCCGGCGCCGGGACGGATGAACGCCGGGCAGCAGGGTGAGGACGTACAGCAGGATCAGGAAGTCGGTGCCGGCGGCGACGG from Streptomyces sp. DH-12 carries:
- a CDS encoding metallophosphoesterase; its protein translation is MAIVFVLVALLVVAVLVTGNWYVWRRLFRDTTTGPGPVRRLGAAVITGGWLLFVGGMVASRTEAPFTLQRVLAWPGYLWLVLTLYLLLALLVGELVRPVLRRVLERRAAKRAPAPTPARDLIPAGRNTGAAPEPAEGPETTAPAQAVPAEGGSAKSGTAENGTAENGTAENGTAAGGSTAAVPAGPGAGPSRRLFVSRVVGGAAAAAAVGTVGYGTYGVLRGPKVKRVTVPLAKLPRAAHGYRIAVVSDVHLGPVLGRGFAQKVVDTVNATQPDLIAVVGDLVDGSVQDLGPAAAPLAQLTARHGSFFVTGNHEYFSGAEQWVEEVRRLGLNPLENARTELPHFDLAGVNDVAGEDEGQGPDFARALGDRDRERACVLLAHQPVQIHEAVDHGVDLQLSGHTHGGQLWPASLIAGAANPTLAGLDRYGDTQLYVSRGAGAWGPPTRVGAPSDITVIELASRQA
- a CDS encoding SCO4848 family membrane protein, whose product is MKLSRPVSWFLLAFGVWSWVIWITFVKNLVKDSSGLAFDDGHPTAYFFVHLTLAVVSFVLGTVIGGIGLRGLRALSRTSRTS
- a CDS encoding D-alanyl-D-alanine carboxypeptidase; this encodes MPATEKTVRRSLLVASAVLLSTALTAPAALAAPRPSPSPSAAPPAKMSTVGGERLGRPGTQVNLAAGVPVLPKELSARSWIVADAESGDVLAAHNAHWRLAPASTLKMLFADTLLPKWPRTTTYRVRPSDMAGVGPNSSMVGIKENETYTVHDLWLGVFLRSGNDAVHVLSAMNGGVEKTVEEMNEHAEELQALDTHAVSPDGYDAPGQVSSAYDLTLIARSGLQKKDFREYSSTVRAQFPGETKRKKGKRVRGSFEIQNTNRLLSGDHDVPVYQGIAGVKNGNTTNAGSTFTGVAERDGKVLLVTVMNPQEKESNGVYKETARLLDWGFAAAGKVEPVGELVPPRSVAQATAAPGPSASPGEAGGTVAGTKPVASAHTGGGADGMGVALGITGGVLVLLAGGAFLVNRRWPLPDLVRRRSRP